From one Halothece sp. PCC 7418 genomic stretch:
- the rpiA gene encoding ribose-5-phosphate isomerase RpiA: MADQDLSKIMKQEVGKAAADRVQSNSIVGLGTGSTTAYAIQYIGERLQKGELTNIQGIPTSFQAEVLSKQYGIPLTTLDAVDHIDIAIDGADEVDPNKNLIKGGGAAHTREKVVDSLADQFIVVVDSGKLVEKLGSTFLLPVEVIPMAITPVMRKLAQLGGKPELRMGVKKAGPVVTDQGNLVIDIKFDDIPNPRELEREINNIPGVLENGLFVGVADVVLVGEVKGDQASVREF, encoded by the coding sequence ATGGCAGATCAAGACCTATCTAAAATTATGAAACAGGAAGTTGGAAAAGCAGCAGCCGATCGCGTTCAATCCAATTCCATTGTAGGGTTAGGCACCGGTTCCACGACCGCTTATGCCATTCAGTATATCGGAGAACGGTTACAAAAAGGAGAACTCACCAATATTCAAGGGATTCCTACCTCGTTTCAGGCGGAAGTATTATCCAAACAATATGGGATTCCTTTAACCACCTTAGATGCAGTGGATCATATTGATATTGCGATTGATGGGGCGGATGAAGTTGATCCCAATAAGAATTTGATTAAAGGCGGTGGCGCAGCCCATACCCGAGAGAAAGTCGTGGATTCCCTAGCGGATCAGTTTATTGTGGTGGTGGATAGTGGGAAGTTAGTGGAGAAACTGGGTTCTACCTTCCTCTTACCAGTAGAAGTGATTCCCATGGCGATTACGCCCGTGATGAGAAAATTAGCCCAGTTGGGAGGCAAGCCCGAGTTACGGATGGGCGTGAAAAAAGCAGGTCCCGTTGTTACGGATCAAGGAAATTTAGTTATTGATATCAAATTTGATGACATTCCGAATCCGAGGGAGTTAGAAAGAGAAATTAATAATATCCCTGGCGTCTTAGAAAATGGGCTATTTGTCGGTGTTGCGGATGTGGTTTTAGTGGGTGAAGTCAAAGGCGATCAAGCCAGTGTTCGCGAATTTTAA